One window from the genome of Streptococcus parasanguinis encodes:
- a CDS encoding threonine/serine exporter family protein: MNLTEFLIQAVASLIAIITFLIVLNVQRSMLIPGGILGMGIWLLYYILKGPTNVIVATFIAAIVGSCISQILSIILKTPVVVFMLSILAPLVPGYISYRTTSFFVSGQYRQAVTSVTLVVILALVISIGMASGSVVLKLYHSYQRHQKRKTTNAN; this comes from the coding sequence ATGAACCTAACTGAATTTTTAATCCAAGCGGTGGCCAGTTTGATTGCCATCATCACCTTTTTAATCGTCCTAAATGTGCAGCGCTCCATGTTGATTCCTGGAGGAATCCTCGGTATGGGTATCTGGCTACTTTACTATATCCTGAAAGGGCCTACTAATGTCATCGTTGCAACCTTTATCGCAGCCATTGTCGGCTCCTGTATCAGTCAGATTTTAAGTATCATTCTCAAGACGCCTGTCGTGGTCTTTATGTTGTCCATTCTCGCGCCCTTGGTTCCAGGATATATTTCCTATCGAACCACTTCCTTCTTTGTCAGTGGCCAATATCGCCAAGCAGTGACCAGCGTGACCCTAGTTGTGATTCTGGCCTTGGTCATCTCCATCGGGATGGCTAGTGGATCTGTCGTCTTGAAACTCTACCATTCCTACCAACGCCATCAAAAAAGAAAAACGACCAATGCCAACTAG
- a CDS encoding hydroxymethylglutaryl-CoA reductase, degradative, with protein MARLPGFAKLSPTERIEALLKEGLLTWDEAQILKEQKGLPLSIADQLTENVLSTFDLPFSLAPYFLINGRDYVLPMVTEEPSVVAAASFAAKLIQRSGGFTTQVHQRQMIGEIALTDVEDMEVASRRILEDKESLLQLANEAYPSIVKRGGGARDLWVENKGDFLIVYLAVDPKEAMGANMLNTMLEALTDRTQELSGGQVLMAILSNLATRSLVSARCAIDFKALSRNPEEAIEIAHRMELASQLAQVDPYRAATHNKGIFNGIDALVLATGNDWRAIEAGAHAYATQSGSYKGLSHWTSQPEEKKLYGEITLPMPVATKGGSIGLNPTVQVSHRLLGEPSAIELAGIIASLGLAQNFAALKALVTTGIQSGHMKLQARSLALLAGAKGEEVPRLVSQLLENKPFNLEKAQTLLQELRK; from the coding sequence ATGGCACGATTACCAGGTTTTGCAAAACTTTCTCCCACAGAACGCATAGAGGCCTTACTGAAGGAAGGCCTCTTAACTTGGGATGAAGCACAGATCTTAAAAGAACAAAAGGGACTTCCCCTTTCTATTGCAGATCAATTGACGGAAAATGTCTTGTCGACTTTTGACTTACCTTTTAGCCTTGCTCCTTATTTCCTGATCAATGGTCGTGACTATGTCCTTCCCATGGTCACAGAAGAGCCTTCCGTGGTCGCGGCTGCCAGCTTTGCGGCCAAGCTCATTCAACGTTCAGGCGGCTTCACCACCCAGGTGCACCAACGCCAAATGATCGGTGAGATTGCTCTGACGGATGTTGAAGACATGGAAGTTGCTAGCAGGCGCATCCTAGAAGACAAGGAAAGCCTTCTTCAGCTAGCTAATGAAGCCTATCCTTCGATCGTCAAGCGTGGAGGTGGAGCGAGGGATCTTTGGGTCGAAAACAAGGGGGACTTTCTTATTGTCTACTTGGCTGTCGATCCCAAAGAAGCCATGGGAGCCAATATGCTCAATACCATGTTAGAAGCTCTGACCGATCGCACCCAGGAACTCTCTGGTGGTCAGGTCTTGATGGCAATTTTATCCAACTTGGCCACTCGCTCTTTGGTGAGTGCACGGTGTGCGATCGATTTTAAAGCACTGAGTCGAAATCCTGAGGAAGCCATTGAGATTGCCCACCGGATGGAGCTAGCTAGCCAACTGGCTCAAGTGGATCCTTACCGTGCGGCTACTCATAACAAGGGAATTTTTAACGGGATTGATGCCCTGGTCCTTGCGACAGGCAATGACTGGCGGGCCATCGAAGCAGGAGCCCATGCCTATGCTACACAAAGTGGTTCATACAAGGGCTTGAGCCACTGGACAAGTCAGCCAGAAGAGAAAAAACTCTATGGAGAGATCACCCTGCCAATGCCGGTTGCGACAAAAGGAGGCTCGATTGGCCTCAACCCAACGGTTCAAGTCAGCCACCGTTTGCTAGGAGAGCCTTCTGCTATTGAATTAGCCGGTATCATCGCTTCGCTCGGTTTGGCGCAGAATTTCGCAGCCCTCAAAGCCCTTGTCACCACAGGAATTCAATCAGGACATATGAAACTCCAAGCACGCTCCCTAGCCCTTCTAGCAGGAGCTAAGGGAGAGGAAGTTC
- a CDS encoding threonine/serine exporter family protein encodes MKESKQINQVIDVLMLAGTLLLESGSEIHRVEDTMIRIAHSQGINDCNALAMPVAIFFSIENANVTRMKRILRTNYNIEKVCDVNQISRQLVSGEIDLEQAYQSLSELKMKRVPYTNLQLTIAATLSAPFFSIMFGGNFYDAIGAGIATVFAFAFSLVVEKYVRIPFVTAFAAAFVFGFLAHIWTRYSGFSSNTDLIIAGCVMPFVPGIAMTNAVRDLMNYHLNSGMSKLFETLLITLALGAGTTVALVLMK; translated from the coding sequence ATGAAAGAGTCAAAACAGATCAACCAGGTCATCGACGTCCTGATGTTAGCCGGAACCCTCCTTTTAGAGAGTGGTTCTGAGATCCACCGAGTCGAAGATACGATGATCCGAATCGCCCATTCACAAGGAATCAACGATTGCAATGCCTTAGCGATGCCAGTCGCTATTTTCTTTTCAATTGAGAATGCTAATGTCACGCGCATGAAACGGATCTTGCGGACTAATTACAATATTGAAAAGGTCTGTGATGTCAATCAGATCTCTCGTCAACTTGTCTCTGGAGAGATCGATCTCGAGCAAGCCTACCAGTCCCTGAGCGAGTTGAAAATGAAGCGCGTTCCTTATACCAATCTCCAGTTGACCATTGCGGCAACCCTCAGTGCACCTTTCTTCTCCATCATGTTTGGAGGAAATTTCTATGATGCGATTGGAGCGGGTATTGCGACTGTCTTTGCCTTTGCTTTTTCTCTTGTCGTTGAGAAATACGTTCGCATTCCTTTTGTCACTGCCTTTGCAGCCGCCTTTGTCTTTGGTTTTTTGGCCCATATCTGGACGCGCTATAGTGGTTTTTCTTCCAATACCGATCTCATTATCGCAGGCTGTGTCATGCCCTTCGTTCCTGGAATCGCTATGACCAATGCCGTCCGAGATCTGATGAATTACCACCTCAACTCTGGGATGAGCAAACTCTTTGAGACTCTCCTCATTACTCTTGCACTTGGTGCCGGTACAACGGTCGCCCTCGTCCTTATGAAATAA
- a CDS encoding hydroxymethylglutaryl-CoA synthase, with protein sequence MTIGIDKIGFATSPYVLRLKDLAAARDTDPEKLSKGLLLKEQSVAPITEDIVTLAATAADDILTDEDKEAIDMVILATESGIDQSKAAAVFVHGLLDIQPFARSFEMKEACYAATAALDYAKLHVEKFPQSKVLVIASDIAKYGIGTPGEPTQGAGAVAMLISQNPRILSFNDDNVAQTRDVMDFWRPNYATTPFVNGIYSTQQYLDSLKTTWAEYQKRTGLTLTDFAAVCFHLPYPKLALKGLKKILDKSLSEEKKDQLQYNFDQSILYSQRVGNIYTGSLFLGLLSLLENDPQLKTGDRIALFSYGSGAVSEIFSANLVPGFEQLLDHKRMEKLDQRTVLSVSDYERLFYEEVDLDPSGNQVFEPATHQTFALTEIKEHQRTYQKVEK encoded by the coding sequence ATGACAATTGGGATTGATAAGATTGGTTTTGCGACGAGTCCTTATGTCTTGCGTTTAAAAGATTTGGCTGCTGCTCGTGATACTGATCCCGAAAAACTGAGCAAGGGTCTTCTCTTAAAAGAACAAAGTGTTGCACCGATCACAGAAGACATCGTCACATTGGCTGCTACTGCAGCAGATGATATTTTAACAGACGAAGATAAAGAAGCGATCGACATGGTGATTCTTGCGACAGAATCTGGAATTGACCAGAGTAAGGCTGCTGCTGTGTTTGTCCATGGCTTACTAGATATCCAGCCTTTCGCCCGCTCTTTTGAGATGAAAGAAGCCTGCTATGCTGCGACTGCTGCCTTGGATTATGCTAAACTCCATGTTGAAAAATTTCCACAGAGTAAGGTTTTGGTCATTGCCAGTGACATTGCTAAATACGGAATTGGAACTCCTGGAGAACCAACACAGGGGGCTGGAGCGGTTGCTATGCTGATCAGCCAAAATCCTCGTATTCTATCTTTTAACGATGATAATGTTGCCCAAACACGCGATGTCATGGATTTTTGGCGTCCAAATTATGCGACAACTCCCTTCGTGAATGGGATTTATTCAACGCAACAATATCTAGATTCTCTGAAAACAACTTGGGCGGAATACCAGAAACGGACTGGCCTTACCTTGACAGACTTTGCGGCCGTCTGCTTCCATTTACCTTATCCAAAATTAGCTCTCAAGGGCTTGAAAAAAATCTTGGATAAGTCATTATCAGAAGAGAAAAAAGATCAATTACAATACAACTTTGATCAATCGATTCTATACAGCCAACGCGTGGGAAATATCTACACTGGATCTCTTTTCCTAGGCTTGCTGTCACTACTGGAAAATGACCCCCAACTCAAAACTGGGGACCGAATCGCCCTCTTTAGCTATGGAAGTGGAGCGGTTTCTGAGATCTTTAGTGCTAACCTTGTTCCTGGTTTTGAGCAACTCTTAGATCACAAACGCATGGAAAAACTGGACCAACGTACGGTTCTTAGTGTTTCTGACTACGAACGACTCTTTTATGAGGAAGTAGATCTAGATCCTAGTGGCAATCAAGTGTTTGAGCCTGCTACGCATCAAACTTTTGCTTTGACAGAGATCAAGGAACACCAACGCACTTACCAGAAAGTAGAAAAATAA